The proteins below come from a single Myripristis murdjan chromosome 10, fMyrMur1.1, whole genome shotgun sequence genomic window:
- the klb gene encoding beta-klotho, translating into MLNHLCLPCFLLPLLLCVCGWNKAVCSPGEGRRLWQKPVPDSTVHSQSFLHDTFPPGFLWGSGTSAFQTEGAWDRDGKGPSIWDHYIHSNGNLATADVASDSYTRWEEDVKALEYLGARSYSFSLSWPRLFPDGNARGQPNRAAVEHYSRLIDRLLEKKIEPIVTLFHWDLPQDLQESYGGWKNDTLVGLFEDYAAFCFHTYGSRVRFWLTMHNPYLVAVQGYRTGVHAPGETGGPASSLIVAHNLIRAHAKAWHTYNTHFRSTQKGEVSIALGSHWVEPQRGQSTAANVELCQQSIEAVLGWFANPIFGNGDYPVSMKSNHGSLLPNFTPEEMLWVQRTADFFALSFGPNNLRLGRNLVQYGQTVTPDLRRVLGWVKQEYGDLKVLVAEGGWFSEATVGQEDTVAIYLMKRFINQVLQAIKFDGVQVFGYSAWSLVDGYEWNYGYSVRRGLFYIDFNQSNRSRVAKTSAQYYRSVISDNGFPNDETSTEVKGRFPCEFHWGVADSTLQVHFYPFSPQFTDPHLYSWNLTGDGALRPVAGVKLSTRGPQCTDYLAIHDHLRLFASTGASHYRFALNWSLILPEGDNSTVNTEALRYYRCVLSELRKLNLEAVITLYYPTRTAPNLGLPGPLHASGGWLNQSTVHAFQEYAALCYQELGSWVRYWITVNEPNRLVDVYSTGTEQHQAAHNLLLAHAKAWRLYEREFSNQQGALISLALHADWAEPANPFLESHTAAAQRLLLFELGRFLDPLLRTKYEEEEGKGDYPKEMKAYLEEKAKVMGLPGTPLPSFTQIEREELKGALGFIALNHFTTRLVSPYHHTKASQPDIQQQEPPDHGCLILSDPTWPSSGRGQTLVPWGLRRILRWVNQRYGGALPIIVTASGVDDQAPVEDRLRQHYLKGYLQEALKAHHLDRINLQGFYVWKLQDRHIPQFGLFSSTNHRSKPKASVAAYREIISHGGFPVENTTQTCRSSKQQESCAVCAWINKNKPLLVFGGCLLITAVLLAAVVIVILTRRTRARGRVVRRRSRRRRRAKAPACSFLPVVKCQL; encoded by the exons ATGCTGAACCATCTTTGTCTTCCATGCTTCTTACTCCCACTCctgctgtgcgtgtgtggttGGAACAAGGCGGTCTGTTCCCCAGGGGAGGGCAGGAGGCTGTGGCAGAAGCCAGTCCCTGACTCCACCGTCCATAGCCAGTCTTTCCTTCATGACACCTTCCCTCCAGGATTCTTGTGGGGCTCAGGGACATCTGCCTTCCAGACAGAAGGGGCCTGGGACCGCGATGGCAAAGGCCCTTCCATATGGGACCATTACATTCATTCCAATGGTAATTTAGCAACAGCTGATGTGGCTAGTGACAGTTACACTCGTTGGGAAGAAGATGTGAAGGCACTGGAATACCTGGGTGCAAGATCatattccttctctctctcctggcccAGACTCTTCCCTGATGGAAATGCCAGGGGCCAACCCAATAGAGCTGCTGTGGAGCACTACAGCCGTCTCATAGACAGGCTTCTGGAAAAGAAGATCGAGCCCATTGTTACTCTCTTTCACTGGGATCTGCCACAGGACCTGCAGGAGAGCTATGGAGGCTGGAAAAATGACACCCTGGTGGGACTGTTTGAGGACTATGCTGCTTTCTGTTTCCATACATATGGGAGCCGTGTGAGGTTCTGGCTCACAATGCACAACCCCTACCTGGTGGCTGTACAGGGGTACAGGACCGGAGTGCATGCCCCAGGAGAAACAGGAGGCCCGGCTAGCTCCCTCATCGTGGCCCACAACCTTATCAGG GCACATGCCAAAGCTTGGCATACTTACAACACCCACTTCCGCTCAACTCAGAAGGGTGAGGTATCCATTGCTCTGGGTTCCCACTGGGTTGAGCCTCAAAGAGGCCAATCCACAGCAGCCAATGTTGAACTTTGCCAGCAGTCAATAGAAGCTGTGCTTGGCTGGTTTGCCAATCCCATCTTTGGTAATGGGGACTACCCAGTCTCAATGAAATCCAACCATGGTTCCCTCCTGCCCAATTTCACCCCTGAAGAGATGCTCTGGGTGCAGAGGACAGCTGACTTCTTCGCTCTGTCCTTTGGGCCTAACAACTTACGTCTGGGCCGGAACCTCGTCCAGTATGGGCAGACCGTGACCCCGGACCTGAGGCGTGTCCTGGGCTGGGTAAAACAGGAGTATGGGGATCTGAAGGTGCTGGTGGCAGAGGGGGGCTGGTTCTCTGAAGCCACTGTGGGACAGGAGGACACAGTAGCTATCTACCTGATGAAGAGGTTTATCAACCAGGTTCTACAAG CTATCAAGTTTGACGGTGTACAGGTGTTTGGCTACTCTGCCTGGTCATTAGTGGATGGATATGAGTGGAATTATGGCTATAGTGTTCGACGAGGCCTTTTCTACATTGACTTCAATCAATCCAACCGATCCAGGGTTGCGAAAACCAGTGCCCAGTACTACCGGAGTGTTATCAGTGACAACGGTTTCCCTAATGATGAGACCTCCACAGAGGTCAAAGGCCGCTTTCCTTGTGAGTTTCACTGGGGCGTTGCTGACTCAACCCTGCAG GTCCACTTCTATCCTTTCTCCCCGCAGTTCACTGACCCCCATTTGTACAGCTGGAATCTGACAGGGGATGGAGCATTGCGTCCAGTTGCAGGGGTCAAGCTGAGCACCAGAGGACCCCAGTGTACTGACTACCTGGCTATTCATGATCATCTCCGCCTATTTGCTTCCACAGGGGCATCTCACTACCGCTTTGCCCTTAACTGGTCTCTGATTTTACCCGAGGGAGACAACTCCACTGTGAACACTGAGGCTCTAAG GTATTACCGCTGTGTCCTGAGTGAGCTTCGTAAGCTGAACCTAGAGGCAGTCATCACTCTCTACTACCCCACACGTACAGCGCCAAATCTGGGTTTACCTGGGCCTCTGCATGCCTCTGGAGGTTGGCTGAACCAGAGTACAGTGCATGCCTTTCAAGAATATGCAGCACTCTGCTATCAGGAGCTGGGCTCCTGGGTTCGGTATTGGATCACAGTCAATGAGCCGAACAGACTGGTGGATGTTTATTCCACTGGGACGGagcagcatcaggcagctcataACCTTCTTCTAGCCCATGCAAAAGCATGGAGGCTGTATGAGAGGGAGTTCTCCAATCAACAGGGGGCACTGATATCGCTGGCACTACATGCTGACTGGGCAGAACCTGCCAACCCATTCCTGGagtcacacacagctgcagcccaAAGACTCCTTTTATTTGAGCTTGGTCGCTTCTTAGACCCACTGCTGAGGACTAAatatgaagaagaggagggtaAAGGAGACTATCCTAAAGAGATGAAGGCATACCTGGAGGAGAAAGCTAAAGTGATGGGCCTCCCTGGAACCCCGCTACCTAGCTTCACTCAAATAGAGAGGGAAGAGCTTAAAGGGGCATTGGGTTTCATAGCACTGAACCATTTCACCACACGTTTAGTCTCTCCATATCACCACACAAAAGCATCACAACCTGACATCCAGCAGCAAGAACCTCCAGACCATGGTTGTCTGATCCTCTCTGATCCAACCTGGCCCTCCTCAGGCCGTGGGCAGACCCTGGTGCCCTGGGGCCTCCGGAGAATACTGCGCTGGGTGAACCAGAGATATGGAGGGGCTCTGCCAATCATTGTCACAGCCAGTGGGGTGGATGACCAGGCCCCTGTGGAGGATAGACTCAGGCAGCATTACCTCAAAGGTTACCTGCAAGAAGCCCTCAAAG CTCACCATTTAGACAGAATCAACCTACAAGGCTTCTATGTGTGGAAGCTGCAGGACAGACACATCCCTCAGTTTGGCCTTTTCAGTTCAACCAACCACCGATCCAAACCCAAAGCCTCCGTGGCAGCCTACCGCGAGATCATCAGTCACGGTGGTTTCCCTGTGGAAAACACCACACAAACCTGCAGGTCCAGCAAGCAGCAGGAGTCTTGCGCTGTATGTGCATGGATCAACAAGAACAAACCGCTGCTGGTGTTTGGAGGCTGCCTCTTGATAACAGCTGTTCTGTTGGCAGCAGTTGTCATAGTCATCCTCACCAGGAGAACCCGGGCGAGGGGCAGAGTggtgaggaggagaagcaggaggagaaggagagcgaAGGCACCAGCGTGCTCTTTCCTACCTGTAGTTAAGTGCCAGCTGTAG
- the ube2ka gene encoding ubiquitin-conjugating enzyme E2Ka isoform X1, with translation MANIAVQRIKREFKEVLKSEETSKNQIKVDLVDENFTELKGEIAGPPDTPYEGGRYQLEIKIPETYPFNPPKVRFITKIWHPNISSVTGAICLDILKDQWAAAMTLRTVLLSLQALLAAAEPDDPQDAVVANQYKQNPEMFKQTARLWSHVYAGAPVSSPEYTHKIDKLCAMGFEKNAVIVALSSKSWDVETATELLLSN, from the exons ATGGCTAACATCGCAGTTCAGCGGATAAAACGGGAATTCAAGGAGGTTCTCAAAAGTGAAGAG aCAAGCAAAAACCAGATAAAGGTGGATCTGGTGGATGAGAACTTCACAGAACTAAAAGGGGAGATAGCAGGGCCACCTGACACGCCATATGAAG GGGGTAGATATCAACTAGAAATTAAAATTCCAGAGACATATCCATTCAATCCGCCTAAG GTGCGGTTTATCACTAAGATCTGGCATCCCAACATCAGCTCAGTCACAGGTGCAATATGTCTGGACATTCTCAAAGACCAGTG GGCAGCAGCTATGACACTGAGGACTGTCCTCCTGTCACTACAAGCCTTACTGGCAGCTGCAGAACCAGATGACCCACAGGATGCAGTGGTAGCCAATCAG TACAAGCAGAACCCAGAGATGTTCAAACAGACAGCTAGGCTCTGGTCTCACGTCTACGCAGGTGCTCCCGTCTCCAGTCcagagtacacacacaaaatagacaAACTCTGTGCCATGGGCTTTGAAAAA AATGCAGTAATAGTGGCGTTGTCGTCAAAATCCTGGGATGTGGAGACGGCGACAGAGCTACTGCTCAGTAACTGA
- the ube2ka gene encoding ubiquitin-conjugating enzyme E2Ka isoform X2 has protein sequence MLLRCQLLLHRQTSKNQIKVDLVDENFTELKGEIAGPPDTPYEGGRYQLEIKIPETYPFNPPKVRFITKIWHPNISSVTGAICLDILKDQWAAAMTLRTVLLSLQALLAAAEPDDPQDAVVANQYKQNPEMFKQTARLWSHVYAGAPVSSPEYTHKIDKLCAMGFEKNAVIVALSSKSWDVETATELLLSN, from the exons atgctGCTACGGTGTCAACTTCTGCTGCATAGACAG aCAAGCAAAAACCAGATAAAGGTGGATCTGGTGGATGAGAACTTCACAGAACTAAAAGGGGAGATAGCAGGGCCACCTGACACGCCATATGAAG GGGGTAGATATCAACTAGAAATTAAAATTCCAGAGACATATCCATTCAATCCGCCTAAG GTGCGGTTTATCACTAAGATCTGGCATCCCAACATCAGCTCAGTCACAGGTGCAATATGTCTGGACATTCTCAAAGACCAGTG GGCAGCAGCTATGACACTGAGGACTGTCCTCCTGTCACTACAAGCCTTACTGGCAGCTGCAGAACCAGATGACCCACAGGATGCAGTGGTAGCCAATCAG TACAAGCAGAACCCAGAGATGTTCAAACAGACAGCTAGGCTCTGGTCTCACGTCTACGCAGGTGCTCCCGTCTCCAGTCcagagtacacacacaaaatagacaAACTCTGTGCCATGGGCTTTGAAAAA AATGCAGTAATAGTGGCGTTGTCGTCAAAATCCTGGGATGTGGAGACGGCGACAGAGCTACTGCTCAGTAACTGA
- the LOC115366534 gene encoding neuronal acetylcholine receptor subunit alpha-9-II, translating to MKRKSLDLCRLHIPLVSHRSCSKMRKTVPTILLAMLLFEVAHSAQGRYAQKLLNDLMENYSSALRPVEDTDKALNVTLQVTLSQIKDMDERNQVLIAYLWIRQTWHDAYLKWNKEDYDGLEVIRIPSSLVWRPDLVLYNKADDDFSGPMDTNVVLNYNGEITWDAPAITKSSCVVDVAYFPFDSQKCNLTFGSWTYNGNQVDIAMAMDSGDLSDFVENVEWECGGMPATKNVIMYGCCSDPYPDITFTVLLQRRSSFYIFNLLLPCFLISFLAPLSFYLPADSGEKVSLGVTVLLALTVFQLVVAESMPPSESVPLIGKYYIATMTMITASTALTIFIMNIHFCGAEARPVPHWAKVLIIDYMSKIFFVYEVGENCACPSSSSSSSSPSSSPSFSSHSAQDNFHHHRPHIHANGKPGSHRSQEQQRCHKYPRPQTPKPQQHPRLKAQHHITREERNHLSSFGPGTYESSNGNVPVVDCCKEDQKVTCCPEDQKPPCCTEDRKPSAPGPTVTFGPCVFCSHSSAIPGIDVKLVRNVEYIANCFREQRATCAKGAEWKKVAKVMDRFFMWIFFIMVFLMSILIIGKAP from the exons ATGAAACGCAAGAGCCTCGATTTGTGTAGGTTACATATACCTCTTGTTTCTCACCGGAGTTGCTCGAAAATGCGCAAGACGGTCCCAACCATCCTTTTGGCGATGCTGCTTTTCGAAG TGGCTCACTCAGCGCAGGGCCGCTATGCTCAGAAGCTTCTGAATGACTTGATGGAGAACTACTCCAGCGCCCTGCGTCCGGTGGAGGACACAGACAAGGCCCTCAATGTCACCCTGCAGGTCACCCTCTCCCAGATCAAAGACATG gaCGAGAGGAACCAGGTGCTGATCGCCTACCTGTGGATTAGACAGACTTGGCATGATGCCTACCTGAAGTGGAATAAAGAGGACTATGATGGATTGGAGGTCATCCGCATCCCCAGCAGCCTGGTGTGGAGGCCTGACCTTGTCCTCTATAACAA GGCTGACGATGACTTCTCAGGGCCGATGGACACCAACGTGGTGCTGAACTACAATGGAGAGATCACCTGGGATGCTCCTGCCATCACCAAGAGCTCCTGTGTGGTGGACGTCGCTTACTTCCCTTTCGATAGCCAGAAGTGTAACCTTACCTTTGGCTCCTGGACCTACAATGGCAACCAG GTAGACATTGCCATGGCCATGGACAGTGGTGACCTGTCAGACTTTGTGGAAAACGTGGAGTGGGAGTGCGGCGGGATGCCGGCCACCAAGAACGTGATCATGTACGGCTGCTGCTCTGACCCTTACCCAGACATCACGTTCACCGTGCTGCTGCAGCGCCGTTCCTCCTTCTACATCttcaacctcctcctcccctgcttCCTCATCTCCTTTCTGGCTCCTTTGAGCTTCTACCTGCCTGCAGACTCTGGTGAGAAAGTTTCTCTCGGAGTGACGGTGCTGCTGGCTCTCACTGTGTTCCAGCTGGTGGTTGCTGAGAGCATGCCACCGTCAGAGAGCGTGCCGCTGATAG GGAAGTACTACATTGCCACTATGACCATGATAACAGCCTCCACAGCtctcaccatcttcatcatgaACATCCACTTCTGTGGCGCCGAGGCCAGGCCAGTCCCCCACTGGGCAAAAGTCCTCATCATCGACTACATGTccaagattttctttgtttACGAGGTGGGTGAAAACTGtgcctgcccctcctcctcttcctcctcctcctccccctcctcctctccgtctTTTTCTTCCCACTCTGCCCAAGACAACTTCCATCACCACCGCCCCCACATCCATGCTAATGGGAAACCGGGGAGTCACAGAAGCCAAGAGCAGCAGCGATGCCACAAGTACCCCCGGCCTCAGACCCCCAAGCCCCAACAGCACCCCAGACTGAAAGCCCAGCACCACATcaccagggaggagaggaaccACCTCTCCAGCTTTGGGCCTGGCACGTACGAAAGCTCCAACGGGAACGTCCCAGTGGTGGACTGCTGTAAAGAGGACCAAAAGGTGACCTGTTGCCCGGAAGACCAAAAGCCTCCGTGCTGCACTGAAGACAGGAAGCCTTCAGCCCCAGGTCCCACCGTGACCTTTGGCCCCTGTGTGTTCTGCAGCCATAGCAGTGCTATTCCCGGCATAGATGTCAAACTGGTGCGCAATGTGGAGTACATCGCCAACTGTTTCCGCGAGCAGAGGGCCACATGTGCAAAGGGAGCAGAATGGAAGAAGGTCGCCAAGGTGATGGACAGGTTCTTCATGTGGATCTTCTTCATCATGGTCTTCCTCATGAGCATCCTCATCATCGGCAAGGCACCGTGA